The genomic DNA CAGCGGGCTTCGATTCCGAAGGCGAGTCCTTTGTTTTCGATTTCGATTTTCCAGCGTCCGACTTGGTCTTGGATTCCGCAGCAGGTGTCGCAAGCTGCGGCTGAGTGTTCGCGGGGACCAGTCCCAAAAAAGGAGCGGCCAATGGCGGATGCGGCGCATCGACGCCGAAGGCTTCGTCGCCAGGCTGCAGGTACAGCGAGACCAGGACGGTGCGATGATTCGGCGACGGCAGCGAGGCAAACGCCAGAATCGTCCCTGCTAACGTCGCTAACAGACAGCTGCCGATGGCCAGTTTGCGATAGCGAGACGGCCCAGCTTGCGGCGGCCCGTTTCGCCAACGCGCGCTGCTCGCCGTCTGTTCGGTCGATGTCGGTTCGCTTGCTTCGGGTGACGTTTCGCTCATCGATCCACTCCAGAAAACGCAACGCGTGCGGCGCCCGGCGATCGGTGCTGGGTGACGCTGTTGGGCGTTGGTTTGTCGTCAAAGATCACCTTGCCGCCGGCCCGCTCGGCGTTGCTGTTCACGCGATCGACAAGAATCAATTCGACCGATTGCAGCGTTCGTTCGACATCCTCGCTGGTGACCGGCCACTGCCGCAGCGTGAATTCACCCAACTCGGTAAAGCACTGTTCGTCTTGTCCCTCGAACGCGAGGCCGCTGGTTCGCACTCGGAATGCCATTCGCCGCGGGCCGCTGCCTCGCAGCACCAAGCAGGGTTGCGGGTGAAGTGCCCCGCTGCGGTCGGCGACATCGTGCGTTTCGATCGTCGCCGATTTCAGTCGGACTTCCCCTTCGCTCAACTGCCAACTCGCGGGAGCCAAGTCTTTCAGATGCCAGAAGTCTTGGTTCCGCACCAACGCTCCCACGGAATTCGCTTTGCGATCGCTGGTCCAGACCTGGAACTGAGGCTTGCCGGCGCCGGTGGCTTGGACCGCGATGTCATAGCTGTCGCAAGAGAGATCGTGATTCTGCTGCCAGCGGATCGGCAGTTTTTTACCGCCGTCGCGAGCTTCGATCCATAGTTCGCTGGGCCGTTGGATCGCCAACTTGCCGTCGGATGCTGGAGCCCACAGCAGCAATCGACGCGCGGCGATTCCCGTCGCGGAGATCGGTTGCGGTGTCAGCGCGATCGTCCAGCGACCGCTCTGCCGCTGCGGCGTCCCAATAAATTGCTTATCGATCGTCGGCCATAAGTGAAGCGATCCGCTGGCGGTTCGATCCAACACCAATTGATCGCCATCGGTCAGTTCGATCATCGATCCGCTGCCAGAACGATCCGTCGACGCGGTGTATAGACCAGCGTCCAACTGAGGTGTCCAACTGGCGGCCGCATGTTCGGGGCTGATCGGCACCGTGGCCAGAGTCGCCTTGTCGGCGGAAGGCTCCGCGGCGGCGTGTCGAATCGAGATCGGCGTTTCGACAGTCAACATCTTCGACATCGCTGCGGCGAGCTCGGAGGCTTGGTCGGCGGTCACAAAACGGCCCGCCGGAAGCAGGTGTTCCACGGTGGCTAGTTGTTTTTCAGTCGCCGTTTTTTCGGCGTCGTCGACACGGAAACCAATCACGTTGACAGTGATTCCGGTCCCGTTGAACTGCTTGCGGATCCACTGTTCGGGCGTCAGTTTTAATGGATTGGCAACGGCATCGTTTGCGATCCGGTTGTCGGCTCCATCGGTGACCACGACCAAACTGCGAACCCCTTCGAGATCGCGAAGATCGTTCGACGCGGCGAGCATCGCGGCTAGCAGCGGCGATTCGTTCCAAGGTTCCACGTGCGGATAACTGATCGCGTCGATCAGGTTCTGCCGCAGCGAACGATCGTGCGGGTTCCAAACGACCGGTGCTTGGATCCGGCGGATCGAACGTTCGGCGGGGGTGACCGTTTTGGCTTCTCCCACCGCGGCTCCAAAAGTCCAGACGCTCAACTTGATTCCGCTGGGCAGATCATCCAACAGCGTTTCGACGGCGGTGACCGCGTGTGCGTATTTTGTGTTGGGACCAAACGCTTCGCCGCGAGCCGCTCCCATGCTGCCAGAGCAATCCAACACCAACGCGATCGCGCCGGCCGATGCATGATCGGCGTGCGTCGCCGATCGGATTGCGATTCGCCCGCCCAGAGGCTTCGGATTTTGGACGACATGGACGTCGGGAGTCGATGCGATCGTGGCGGCGAGAGTTTCCGTCAGCTGTCGGCCGCGGAAGTAGCCGTGGACCTGGATCTTAGCGCGGGGCTCTTTCGAACCTGGCACGCGTTCCAGGTGCACGATCAAGTTGTCCGTTGCGGTGGACTTCCCCGAACCGGTCGATTTAGTCGGCTGGATCAGCGGTCGGCAGACGCGACTTCCGGCGGTCGGTTGCGTCGCTTGCAAGCACCCCTCGGCTTCGACCCAGATCGTAACAAAGCCTTCGGCGCCCCGTTTCATCGTGCGAACGCCCGCGGTGAATTGATCCTGCCGCTGCGTCGTCCAGATCAATTCGCTGGGCAAGTGGATCGAGACGGCGGATTGCGGATTGTGGACCAGAGGTGAACTGGGAACCGTCACGCGTGGACTGAGCGAAGCGATGTCACCCGCCAACAGCTCGGCGACTCGCGCGAAATAGGCAGGTCCCTCGGCGCGTAACGACCAATAGCCGTCGGCGACAAAGCGGTTCGTCTGCCAAGCGAGGAAGTTTGCGAACAGGTACTTCTGTTGTACGGTGACAAACTGGCGACTGTCGAACGGCGCGATCGCGGCCATCCGATCCAACAACGCCAACCGGCGTTGCAGTTGTTCCTGTTCGTCGGCGGTCTGGCGTTTGATCGGCGTCGTGATCAGCCGCAGGGCTTCGGTTTCGCGGATCCCGATTTGATATCCGGCAATCGCCAACGCGTCCCACCACTTCGAATCGGTAGCGAAGACTTGCAAGCGATGATCGACTTCCGCCCAGGTTTCGAATTCCCCGGCGACCAGCGAATCAAACATTGGTGCGGACCAACCGCAGAGAGCCAAGTGGCCTCGACGTGCCGCAGCCGATTGGATCGAAGCCACGGCGATCGACAGATCCTCCGCGACCGGCGTGTGCATCGTCGCATCGGCACCGGCCGACAATCGGCACAAACTCTCCCACGCCGATCGCCGCGTGGCGGCATCGCTCCCCACGACGTCCAGCGCCGCAAGCATCGGGGGCATCGATTGCGCAGGTTGCGACAAGACGTTGGTTTGCCAAGCGTTGATCCGTTTTCCGAGCGTATCGAATCGGTCGTGATACTGTTGAGTCAACGATTGCAGTTTCGACAACGTTGCCGTCCGCTGCGTCGAGTTCGCCGGAACCTCTTTTTTCAGAATCGCATCGATTTGATCGACGGTTTGATACAGCGAGGCGACGTCGCGAAGATCGCGGCTGTTGTCGCTGTCGATGCTGGCGATCAATTCGCACAGTCGCGCCAGTTGTTGACCGCCCCGATGGACGATCGATTGAGCGGTGTTGACGACGCGACCGATTTGATCGACGCGAGCGTATCCCTTTTCGGCGGCGTCCAAAGATCGCTGGGCGCGTTGCCTCGCCTCCTGTTCACCAAACAACAGATCTCCAGCGAATCGGCGTTGTTGATCGCTCGACGCAATCTCCGCTTCGACCCAAGAAACCAATTCGGGCGACCACCACAAACCGTCGTTGGCGACACGATCACTGCGGGTGCTCAACTCCAGAAACCGAGCGATCCGCGTCGCGTCACTCGATCCAAGCGGTTCGGATGGCAGATCGCGAGCGAGAAACTGCAACACGCGTCCCAGTTGAGGAATCGGTTGCAACGGATCGGTGACCGCAGCGACGAGAGCCGATGCGGATTGTAAGCGTTTGCGATCGACCGATACCTCCGCGCGGAAGGCGGCTACGGTTTGTTCGGACAATCGTTGGATGACAGTTCGCCGCAGGAAGGCGACGTCGGCCGCACTCGACTGCGACGAAGCGATGCTCAACCAATGGTCGGTCGCGTCGTCCAGGGACATTCCCGACAAGACCGCGGCCAATTGATCGGCGTTCTGTTGCCGCTCGGACGTGACTTCGAAACCGATCATCTCGGGCGATAAGACACCGGCCCGACAGGCGATCGAATCGAACCGCGTTGGTTTTTGCAACGTTTTGGCGAGATCGCCCAGATGCTCGTTCAGCATCCCCGCCGCACTGCTGCATCCAGCGCGTTCGAAGTGCTCGTAACGCAACAGCGTCCGTTCGAACCGACGCCACGTCGCGGGCGATTTGGCAGCCGGATGCAATTGTTGCTTGACCATTTCATCGTAACGCGACCACCACTTATCGATCCGGTCGTTGTTCGTTGGAGAGACGAAAGCGGGGATGTCGATCGCTGGCGTCTTGTCGGGGAACAGACCAAGGTTACGCGTGCGGTTCTCTCCCTCTTTCCCCAGCGGCAGCAAAACGGGATGTTGTGGTTGTTGGCAGACTTTGGCGGACCAAGCAGTCGCTCGATCGGCGGCGCAACGATGAACTTCCAACAGATCGATCCAACCATCGCGATCGAGATCTTTCGCCAAACCGTTCAACGCATCGACCAGAGCGTCGCCCCAGTTCGTGATGCCGGCAGCAGGATTGATCCACGATTGTTGATGGATATCGCTGGACATCACGACAACTAGATTGGGAATCGCTTGGATCACAGAATCGAGGTCGCGCATCTGGCGAGCGAAGTCGTTCAACAGGATCCCCAACGACTCGTGCGATTGGAAGTGGACACAGTCCAACAGCAGCACTTTCTTTTGGCTCGCGGGAAACTTCGCAATCTGATCCAGCAGGTCTTTGACCGGATAGGCGTCATCAGACGATTGAGCGTCGGCGGCCAACAGCGCAGGCCCCTGCGGCGTATGGATCCCGTGGGCCGACAGATAGATCAGCGAAATGGCGGCATCGCGATCGGTGCTGATTCGATCGAAGGCGCTGCGATTAGAAAGTTCCAACGGCGGCCGAGCCAGTTGGATATCGCGGCGGAGCCCCACATCGCCTCCGGTCACCCAGGCGGACAGTCGCCCGATCGCGCGGTCTCCCATCGCATTGGGAGGCAGATCGAGATTGGCGTGATAATCGGTGCTGGCCAACATCACGCAGACCTGTGGCGCCCGACCGATACTAGTGGTCGCCCAGGTCAGCACCGCGGTCAGCGCGGTGGCCGCGAAGACACCGCCGATCAACAGATTCCAACGACTGGACCATTGCCAGCCGCGGCGACCGCTGCGACTGGAGTGCCATGATGCGATCGGATCGATCGGAGCCGTGCGTCGGGTTGGTGGCAACAACGGCGCATCGGATGATCCTTCGGCGCTAGACGACATACAGGGCCCCAAGAGTATTTAAGTTGGAAAGACAGGCGAGACGTATCGGTGGGATCGCAAACAGTCGTGCAGCCCGACTCCGTCGCAAAACCTGTTCGCGCATCGTGCGGCCACGTTTCATTGCCCACTGGCCATACGATGCCGCACAAACATAACCTCGAAAAACGTGCCATAAAAAATTCTTGCCTGATTCGGCAGCTTTTCCCAACCGCCGCGCGCCGCACAACCGGCAACCTTCGCGCAGCAGGAACGGTCGAGTCAAATTCCGCACACAACGACGAGATTGAGCTGACCCTGGCAAGCCCCAGCCGCCGATGCGCCCCATCGGGCAATGTATCGACACTGTCCACTTCGGCCTAAGGAGAGGCTGGATGTTTGTGGCAGGGATTGCCGATCGAGCACAACAATTCGATCTCAGGTAGCCCAGCAATGCCCTTCGATTCGCCGCTCACTCCAGTGCAGACTCGCATCCATCTGCACTCTAGCCTCGGAGTGGACCGATTTCGCTTGACCGAAATTCGCGGTCGCGAGCGGATCAGTGGGCTCTACAGTTTCCGGCTGAAACTGCGTACGCATCGCCACGACCCGGTGACGTTAGACCAATTCACCGGGCTGGCTGCGATGGCCAGTTTCCAGTTGCCCGATCCTCACTGGTTGTCGGTCGTCGCCGCCGACGGTGCCCCCGCAACACGCGACTTCTGCGGGATCCTGTCGCACGTCTCCTACGACCACAGCGACGATCGCGACCGCTACTTCACAGCGATCCTTCGTCCGCGACTGTGGCAACTGGGACTCAACCGTCGCTTCCGGATGTTCAGCCAACAGACGACTCGCACAATCGTCAGCACGGTCCTGGGCAGCATGAACGTTCAGTGGCGATTGGCGAACGACACCAAGCTGCACAATTACTGCGTGCAGTACGGCGAAAGCGATTTTGCTTTCGTCAGCCGCTTGCTCGAAGCGGACGGCTTGTTCTACTTCTTCGAACACCAATACAAAGGTCAAGCTGTCGATCCCAAAGAGCGTACCGAACGCCTGGTGATCACCGACAGCATCGACGCAGCCAATTCGCCGCCGCCTTCCTCCTCTGGCGATTCCGCGAGCGAAGCATCATCGGACACGTCGGCCCCGGCCACTCCCATCTACCGATTCGACAACGTCGGTGGAGGTGTTCGCGATTCGATGCGGGTGCGGCGTTGGGTCGCCACGCGTCAGTTGGTTCCCGAGACAAGCCGTTCGTTGGACCGACACTTCCAACGCCCCAGTTCGCTGGCCGACAGCTCTCATACGATCGACGGCGCGACGGCCTCGGACGCGAGCACTTGGATGTGTTATCCATCGGGCATCGCCCCTCGAGTCGACAACATCACTCCATCTGGTGACGACCGCGATCAATTAAAGGATCTCGACCCGTGGGCCGAATCGGATGCCAAGATTCGTGCGGCGCGACTGCACTACCAGGTCGATCGGTTCCGCGGCGCGGGCGATATCGCGACGATGAGCCCGGGCAAGAAGTTTCAACTGGTACGCGATCGAGTTCCCGATTCGAGCGAGTATTACTTGACGCAAGTCGAACATCTGGTGCGGTTGGCGACGGGACAACACAGTGGTCCCCACAGTGCCGAATTGACCTATAAGAACCGCTTCCGCTGCAGTTCGGTTGCGGTTCCCTACCGTCCGGCGCTGAAGACCGCTAAACCGAGGATCGACGGTGTGGTTCCGGCGACGGTTGTCGCTGACAATTCGCAAAAAGACGATCAGGTTTGCGTCGACAAATATGGCCGCGTGAAGGTTGTCTTCCCCTGGCAAACCGGCACATCGGATCCGAGTTGTTGGGTACGTGTCGGCCAATTTTGGGCCGGGCCGCGTTGGGGTGCATTTTTCTGGCCGCGAGTGGATCATGAAGTGATCGTCGCTTTTGAGCATGGCGATCCCGATCGGCCGATCATCGTAGGGAGCGTCTACAACGCCAACAACATGCCGCCGCTAACGCTCCCTTCGCTGAAGCTCTCGTGCGGCATTCACTCCTGTTCGCACAAGGGAAACCCGGTCAACAACACCAGCACCGTCGTATTCCATGACAAACAGGGAGCCGAATATTTGGAACTGCATTCGGAGACCTATCACAGCATCAGCAGCGAGACGACCGAAGTGAAATGGTCGGCGGGCAAGGAGATCCAATTCAAGGGACACCATTGGTTGTTCGACGCGATCGGCGGCAGCGGCGGCGGCGGCAACAACATGAGTGGCGATGACGACGGAGCCGATGCGGTATTTAAGGACAGTGGTGGAGATTCGGACTCGGGGTTCAGCGCTACCGAGATGCTCCAGAGCATTTTCATGGCCGACGATAAGGGCGAGATCGACTTTACCGTGGGCGATTCGTTTTCGAAGACCTTTGGCGGATCTTACGCGAGCAAATATGGTTGCAACATTTCGATGGTCTGCGACCCCATGGATTTCTTCGAGTTCCTGGCCGACAAGATTGGTGAGCGTGCTCCCACCGCTGGCATGCTTCTCAACCCTCTGCTCCCTCTGCTGTTTGGTGCTGGAGGACAGGGGCTGACGACATTTGGAGGCAAAAGCAATCTGCATTACGGTACGGCTGTCGAATCTCATCGCGGATACAAAATCACCAAGATGCTACCGACTCCGAAGGAACCTGCAGTGAGGTTTTCCAAAGGAAATGAAACACCCGTCGACGCTCCTGCAACGACAGCATGTGAAATCGCCGTAGCGTTGCTGTTGATCATGGACCTGTTGGTAATGTTGTTAACCAAAGCGGCTGTCTCCCACCAGGGAAGTCACTGGCAAGGGTTCGTCAAGTTCAGCGAGATCTGGACGTTTAATCTCCTGCCACGATTGCAGGGCCTGCTGATCTTTGTCGAATCGACC from Rosistilla oblonga includes the following:
- a CDS encoding type VI secretion system Vgr family protein, which translates into the protein MPFDSPLTPVQTRIHLHSSLGVDRFRLTEIRGRERISGLYSFRLKLRTHRHDPVTLDQFTGLAAMASFQLPDPHWLSVVAADGAPATRDFCGILSHVSYDHSDDRDRYFTAILRPRLWQLGLNRRFRMFSQQTTRTIVSTVLGSMNVQWRLANDTKLHNYCVQYGESDFAFVSRLLEADGLFYFFEHQYKGQAVDPKERTERLVITDSIDAANSPPPSSSGDSASEASSDTSAPATPIYRFDNVGGGVRDSMRVRRWVATRQLVPETSRSLDRHFQRPSSLADSSHTIDGATASDASTWMCYPSGIAPRVDNITPSGDDRDQLKDLDPWAESDAKIRAARLHYQVDRFRGAGDIATMSPGKKFQLVRDRVPDSSEYYLTQVEHLVRLATGQHSGPHSAELTYKNRFRCSSVAVPYRPALKTAKPRIDGVVPATVVADNSQKDDQVCVDKYGRVKVVFPWQTGTSDPSCWVRVGQFWAGPRWGAFFWPRVDHEVIVAFEHGDPDRPIIVGSVYNANNMPPLTLPSLKLSCGIHSCSHKGNPVNNTSTVVFHDKQGAEYLELHSETYHSISSETTEVKWSAGKEIQFKGHHWLFDAIGGSGGGGNNMSGDDDGADAVFKDSGGDSDSGFSATEMLQSIFMADDKGEIDFTVGDSFSKTFGGSYASKYGCNISMVCDPMDFFEFLADKIGERAPTAGMLLNPLLPLLFGAGGQGLTTFGGKSNLHYGTAVESHRGYKITKMLPTPKEPAVRFSKGNETPVDAPATTACEIAVALLLIMDLLVMLLTKAAVSHQGSHWQGFVKFSEIWTFNLLPRLQGLLIFVESTEAKVDDASSSVQDSVDDSQRAVERSARVLETTDSSSTESNEAAGGEIENAESSVVNSERKLERVVSDDEDDDDEEDGGASDGGESDGG